A genomic window from Silene latifolia isolate original U9 population chromosome Y, ASM4854445v1, whole genome shotgun sequence includes:
- the LOC141633385 gene encoding uncharacterized protein LOC141633385: MAHSENVKTFAELAKHVEMEVERQKALSPSTPAVALAVQGTSKNNKGKKPKGRRPNQTPGPRGGVQKQHKAKGRKETNVARVKCYNCGKKGHFARDCTEPKKIREQAST, encoded by the exons ATGGCTCATAGTGAGAATGTGAAGACATTTGCTGAGCTAGCTAAGCATGTCGAAATGGAAGTAGAGCGCCAAAAGGCGCTAAGTCCTTCCACTCCTGCTGTTGCTCTTGCTGTTCAAGGTACGTCCAAAAACAACAAAGGGAAAAAGCCAAAGGGTCGTCGCCCTAATCAAACTCCTGGACCACGTGGTGGTGTCCAAAAACAACACAAGGCAAAAGGCCGTAAAGAGACAAATGTGGCACGTGTGAAGTGCTACAACTGTGGAAAGAAAGGACATTTTGCTCGTGATTGTACCGAGCCAAAGAAG ATTCGGGAGCAAGCAAGCACATAG